A segment of the Bacillus sp. es.034 genome:
GCGCGTACGGATGATGGTCTTTACCGTTTTCAGTCGAGTGAATCGAAACGCAGGAGCACAACAGCTGCGGAAGATCACCTAAGGGCCTTTCTCATGCTTCAGGCATCCGATATGGACTGGACCATCGTTTGCCCTACCTATTTGCCGGATGGAGAACGGCTCGGTAATTACCGAACGGAAAGAGATGTACTACCAGAAGGCGGTAGCAGCATTTCCATGTATGACACAGGAGATTTCATATATAAACAACTGTCAGACCTGTCCTTCATTAAAAGCCGGGTTGGCATCTGTTACTAAGTGTATGGGATAAAAAAAAACGGGACTGAATGTCAGTCCCGTTTTCCTATTATTTGAAGATAGCAGAAATGATTTCATCCGTGCTCATTCCACTTTCGACGTCAAAGGTACCTGGGCGCAGCTCGTTCTCAAGCCCCCGTTTTTCTACCTCTTTATAGAAATCCAACCCGTCTTTTATGATATTGGCTTTTTCCAAAGCATTTCCTACGTCGATACTTGTCATACCTGTAGAAACGGTGAGCATCGTTTTGTAGACAACCTTGCCGTCATCTTTCTTATCCGATGCTTCTTCCTGCTTTTCATTCATGGCTTTCAGCTGCTTGTTCCATTGGTCTTCTGTATGTATGACATAGCCTTTTGAAGTCAGCTTCTTCACCATTTCATCCTCTGACAGTTTTTGCACTTCAGCAGGTTCTTCTTTTCCGGTACTACTTGCTTCCGAAGGACCGAATAGATACACAGCCCCTATCAAAGAGGTGGCGATCAAAATCCCCCCAGCAAAGCTCCGCAATGAATTCGATGTCAATGTCATTGTGCCACTAAGCCCCTTTCAGCCTTTTGAGCCATAAATGGCGCAAGCATACGCTCCACTTCATTAGGCTTGAGCTTTGTTTTCCCTGCAATACTTTCAACAGAATAACCTCTTTTATACAAATCAAGCATCTCACGGAGCAATTCGCGCTCCTCGGATGCTGCAGGTGCAGCTCCTGCCTGCTGGGCTGTAATCTCTGCATCCAATTGTATGTTTCGCAACTGCTTCTCGAGTTCATGAACCTCGTTCAATACAGAAATGGATACATGTTCTATCTGTTGCTCAAGCTTCGAGTTGGTTTGTGTCGTTTTAATAAACGATAACATGAGCAGCACAACTGCTGACCCAAATAAAATGGCGATTGCCCATCCCATCATAGGATCCTCCCTTTATGAAACTTTTTTATCAATTAAATTATACATTGATAATGGGAGAAATTCGATTTAAAACGACAAAATCCCACGAAAGTCCTGTTTTCTTAACAGGAAATTGTATTTACACATGGATGATTCCCCGTCACACCAGGATATTTTCAAGTTCTAAAAGAAAAAGCATCCGACTACTATCGTCAGATGCCCTGCCTCTTCTATCCTGCCAGATGATCTTTAGATCCCTGCTGGAGCTGATACATTTGATAATATCGGCCAAGCCTTTTCATTAATTCATCATGATTCCCACGTTCAACGATTTCCCCTCGATCTAATACAAGGATTTGATCGGCTTCCTTGATCGTGGATAATCTGTGAGCGATGATGAAGGTCGTCCGGCCCTGTTTCAGGACTTCCATCGCTTCCTGGATGATCGCCTCAGTCTCTGTATCGATGCTTGATGTCGCTTCATCGAGAATCAGGATTGCAGGATTAAAGGCCAGTGCACGTGCAAAGGATATCAGTTGGCGTTGACCGGATGAAAGGGTGCTTCCTTTCTCAATCACCGGTTCATCATATCCATTCTCCAGGTTTTTGAACACTTTTTCCGCCCCTACAGCATTGAGTGCCGACTCTACCTGCTCCCTTGTAATCCTAGGATCATCGAGACTGACATTCGAAGCAATCGTTCCGGTGAACAAGTAAGGATCCTGCAAGACGATTCCCATATGCTCCCGAATCGTTTGATAGGGAATATCGACAATGTCTTTTCCATCAATCCTGATTTTCCCTTCATTGCTATCATAGAAACGGAAAAGCAGATTCATGATGGAGCTTTTTCCTGAACCCGTATGTCCCACCAGGGCAACGGTTTCCCCTTTGTTTGCTTCAAACGTAATATCTTTCAATACATATTCATTCTTTTTATATCCAAAGAATACATGCTCAAAGCTGACATTCCCCTCGTATCTGCTCATTTTCCCATCTTCAACAGGGGTCCCCGTCTCTTCAAGCAGCTGGAAAACCCGTTCTCCCGCCACAAGTGCCTGTTCAAGATTGGCAAGCTGGTTCACGATCCCTGTCACCGGCTGGAACAACCGGTTGATGTAATCCACAAAGGCATAAAGGACGCCGAGCGTGACAACGGATCCCACTCCGATCGATGCTCCTCCGAAATACCATATGAACGCTACGAAGGTGATGTTCCTCAGTACCCCTACAAGGTTATGGGAGGTCATTGAATTTAAGCTTAACAGCTTATTTTGATAGTTGTAGTGGGTTTGGTTCAGATCTTCGAATTCTTCGTTCGTTTTCTTCTCCCTGCTGAAAGCCTGAATGATGTTCATGCCTTGTATTGATTCATTGATCATGGCATTGATATCACTTACTTTCGATCTGATGATATGATTGTATTTCGACGCATAAATACGGTAAAGATACGTCCACATAACCAGGATCGGTATCAGGATCAAGCAGATGGCCGCTAATTTTGCATCAAGGATAAAGAGTGCAATGTAAATCCCGATAATATAAATCGTACTGGAGAAGAACGTCGATAGTACGGTTACATACAGGTCCCTGATTGCTTCCGTGTCGTTTGTGATCCTGGCAACGACCTTCCCTGCCGGCAGATTATCGAAATAACGGATCGGAAGCTTCTGGATGTGTTGAAACACATCATTACGCATCTTTTGAATAACACGGTTTGCCGCCTTCTGAAGGTAGAACCGCTGGCCGTATTGGAAGAAGGCCGCGACCACAAGCAAGCCGAAATAAAAGGCAATCAAGCGGATGATCCTTGGGATTTCAGGATTATAGAACTTGAGAAGCTCATCCCCTGTTAATTTCTTGGCGGGATAGGTTTCTGATTCCCCGCCTTTAGTGATCGTCATCTCCCCCGATGACACCGATCGTTCCCCGTCAAAGGAAACGGTGGCAGGAACGAAATAAAACGCTCTGCCAACCTGAAGGATACGGACGTCTTCCCCTTTGGTTTCTCCATCACTGAAATATTGATCACGCTTATACCAAGTTCCCTCATAAGGTACAGCTTCTTTTCCCTCAACCGTTTCATACCAGGTCGATTCAATCCCGAGAATATGATCATCAATCAGTTTTTTGGCTATGAAAGGACCGGCTAGTTCCGCCGCCACTGATACACTGAGCATCAAGAGGGCAGCTATGATGATTTTTTTATAAATCAGGGCATATTCGGTTAGTTTTCTTCCGACTTTCATGCGCCCACCTCCTCTCGTGAGGAATCTTCAACTTGTTGGCGGTCAAATTGTTCTTTATACCAACCGCCATTCCCGAGGAGCACTTCATGGACCCCTTCTTCTACCACTTTCCCATCCTCGAAAACGATGATCCAGTCAGCATGCTGGACCGCTGAGAGACGATGAGTCGTAATAATCGTTGTTTTTCCTTCACGTTCTGTTCGTATATTGTCTATGATCTTTGCTTCTGTCTTGGCATCGACAGCCGATAATGAGTCATCAAGGATCAGGATTTCAGGGTTCTTAATGAGTGCTCTTGCAATCGAAATCCGCTGTTTCTGCCCACCCGAGAGAGCCACACCCTTCTCCCCTACAAGGGTGGTCAACCCATCAGGCAGCATGTCGAGGTCCTTCTTGAAATCAGCCAGCTCTATCGCCTTTTCCAAATCTTCCTCTGTTGCATCATGCTTTCCGAATAATATATTTTCTCTTACGGTCCTGGAAAAAAGAACATGATCTTGTGGGACATAGCCAATCCAATCCCTTACCTGCTGAATGGACAAATCATCAATCGGGATTCCTCCGATCGATAGGGAACCACTTCCCGCTGGGTATTCACGGAGTAGCT
Coding sequences within it:
- a CDS encoding ABC transporter ATP-binding protein, whose amino-acid sequence is MKVGRKLTEYALIYKKIIIAALLMLSVSVAAELAGPFIAKKLIDDHILGIESTWYETVEGKEAVPYEGTWYKRDQYFSDGETKGEDVRILQVGRAFYFVPATVSFDGERSVSSGEMTITKGGESETYPAKKLTGDELLKFYNPEIPRIIRLIAFYFGLLVVAAFFQYGQRFYLQKAANRVIQKMRNDVFQHIQKLPIRYFDNLPAGKVVARITNDTEAIRDLYVTVLSTFFSSTIYIIGIYIALFILDAKLAAICLILIPILVMWTYLYRIYASKYNHIIRSKVSDINAMINESIQGMNIIQAFSREKKTNEEFEDLNQTHYNYQNKLLSLNSMTSHNLVGVLRNITFVAFIWYFGGASIGVGSVVTLGVLYAFVDYINRLFQPVTGIVNQLANLEQALVAGERVFQLLEETGTPVEDGKMSRYEGNVSFEHVFFGYKKNEYVLKDITFEANKGETVALVGHTGSGKSSIMNLLFRFYDSNEGKIRIDGKDIVDIPYQTIREHMGIVLQDPYLFTGTIASNVSLDDPRITREQVESALNAVGAEKVFKNLENGYDEPVIEKGSTLSSGQRQLISFARALAFNPAILILDEATSSIDTETEAIIQEAMEVLKQGRTTFIIAHRLSTIKEADQILVLDRGEIVERGNHDELMKRLGRYYQMYQLQQGSKDHLAG